The following proteins come from a genomic window of Salvia hispanica cultivar TCC Black 2014 chromosome 4, UniMelb_Shisp_WGS_1.0, whole genome shotgun sequence:
- the LOC125221965 gene encoding protein SUPPRESSOR OF K(+) TRANSPORT GROWTH DEFECT 1-like: MYSNFKEQAIEYVWQAVAEDNAGNYAKAFPLYMNALEYFRTHLKYEKNPKIKEAITQKFTEYLRRAEEIRGVLDEGGSGPAANGDAAVATRPKSKPKDGKDGEGEDGDKEKLRAGLNSAIVREKPNVKWNDVAGLESAKQALQEAVILPVKFPQFFTGKRRPWRAFLLYGPPGTGKSYLAKAVATEADSTFFSVSSSDLVSKWMGESEKLVSNLFQMARESSPSIIFIDEIDSLCGQRGEGNESEASRRIKTELLVQMQGVGHNDDKVLVLAATNTPYALDQAIRRRFDKRIYIPLPDVKARQHMFKVHLGDTPNNLNDRDFESLARKTEGFSGSDIAVCVKDVLFEPVRKTQDAMFFVKTPSGAWVPCGPKQPGAIQITMQELAAKGLAAQINPPPISKTDFDKVLARQRPTVSKSDLDVHERFTKEFGEEG; this comes from the exons ATGTATAGCAATTTCAAGGAGCAAGCGATCGAGTATGTCTGGCAGGCAGTCGCCGAGGACAACGCCGGAAATTATGCCAAGGCCTTCCCGCTGTATATGAACGCGCTGGAGTATTTCAGGACGCACCTCAAGTACGAGAAAAACCCTAAGATCAAGGAGGCCATCACACAGAAGTTCACCGAGTACTTGCGCCGGGCGGAGGAGATCCGCGGCGTGCTCGACGAGGGAGGATCGGGCCCCGCCGCGAATGGCGATGCGGCCGTGGCGACGCGGCCAAAGTCCAAGCCCAAGGACGGGAAGGACGGTGAGGGAGAGGATGGCGATAAGGAGAAGCTTCGGGCGGGGTTGAACTCGGCTATTGTTAGGGAGAAGCCTAATGTTAAGTGGAATGATGTGGCTGGATTGGAGAGCGCGAAGCAGGCACTGCAGGAGGCTGTGATTCTCCCCGTGAAGTTCCCGCAGTTTTTTACTG GTAAGAGGCGCCCTTGGAGGGCTTTTCTTTTGTATGGTCCTCCTGGAACAGGAAAGTCATACTTGGCCAAGGCTGTTGCCACTGAAGCTGACTCCACGTTTTTCAG TGTTTCTTCTTCAGACTTGGTTTCAAAATGGATGGGTGAAAGTGAAAAGCTAGTCTCTAATCTCTTCCAAATGGCACGTGAAAGTTCTCCCTCGATcatatttattgatgaaatAGATTCCCTCTGTGGACAGCGTGGAGAAGGAAATGAAAGTGAAGCATCTAGGCGAATCAAAACAGAATTGCTTGTGCAGATGCAG GGGGTGGGACACAATGATGACAAAGTTCTTGTTCTTGCTGCCACTAATACTCCTTATGCTCTTGATCAG GCTATAAGGCGGCGGTTTGACAAGCGTATTTATATCCCACTACCAGATGTGAAGGCACGTCAGCACATGTTCAAG GTGCATTTAGGAGATACACCAAATAACTTGAACGATAGAGACTTTGAAAGCCTAGCTCGTAAGACAGAAGGTTTTTCTGGTTCGGATATTGCTGTTTGT GTTAAGGACGTCTTATTTGAGCCTGTACGAAAAACACAAGATGCAATGTTCTTCGTTAAGACACCTAGTGGTGCATGGGTGCCATGTGGACCTAAGCAACCAGGTGCCATCCAGATAACTATGCAGGAGCTTGCTGCAAAAGGACTTGCTGCACAG ATCAACCCACCTCCTATATCAAAAACAGACTTTGACAAGGTGCTTGCAAGGCAAAGACCAACTGTGAGCAAATCTGATCTCGATGTGCATGAGAGATTCACAAAGGAATTTGGCGAGGAAGGCTAA
- the LOC125221964 gene encoding pentatricopeptide repeat-containing protein At2g27610 isoform X1: MIIRRSCAKNLKHLSKFACIFRCFNYFHSSSVVVGSENSQGSSEFSRFKNAQNPFDEFRQRDVSYYNHLLFDYSRDGLNQKALETYAFMNRSGVSADGSSLSCILKASTSLQDYDFGRQIHCQSFKNGFFKDVSVGTSLVDMHIKNGNLDDGKRVFDEIRVKNVVTWTSLLTGYAIKRMTRKVVQVFSLMKSEGVKPNPFTFATVLGALADEGAVGVGAQLHGMTVKNGFDSSREVGNALVSLYSKSGMSREARCVFDGTDCRDAVSWNGMIAGLMMNGFDLDAFGLFYRMRVAGVEFTETTFATALKLCSNLKEIGFARQIHCQAVRRGFGSFDNVRTALMACYTKGREMDDAMKMFSLIGTVQSVVSWTAIIGGYMKNGRTLEATDMFLQMRREAVRPNHYTYSTILAALPANSLSQVHAEIIKTNYSNSPSVGTALLNAYIKISKTDDAGKVFRQIEEKDIVAWSAMLVAYAQQDDTEGAVRFYGQLAKEGAWPNEFTFSTIINACATQSAATDQGKQFHASSIKSGYNNTLIVSSALVTMYAKKGDIESANQVFKRQQERDLVSWNSMISGYAQHGYGEKALGVFKEMQKRNLEMDDITFIGVISACTHTGLVSEGEAYFDMMVNKLHISPTMEIYSCMVDLYSRAGMLDKAMALITGMPFPAGPTVWRTLLAACRVHRNIEMGKFAAEKLISCKPHDSAAYVLLANLYAASGNWQDRSKVRKLMDDRKVRKETGYSWIEVKKKTYAFMASDVSHPLSDQIYRKLGELGVRLRDAGYQPDTNYVLHDIEEEQKESILSRHSERLAIAFGLISLPHGVPIRIIKNLRVCGDCHTVIKLISRIEAREIIVRDSNRFHHFSKGLCSCGDYW, translated from the coding sequence ATGATAATCCGTAGGTCATGTGCAAAGAATCTCAAGCATCTGTCCAAATTTGCCTGCATATTTCGATGCTTTAACTACTTCCACTCTTCGTCAGTTGTAGTGGGTTCAGAAAACTCCCAAGGGTCGTCGGAGTTTTCACGTTTCAAGAACGCGCAGAACCCGTTTGATGAATTTCGGCAGAGAGATGTTTCGTATTACAACCATTTGCTGTTCGATTACTCGCGCGATGGCCTGAATCAAAAGGCGTTGGAAACATACGCGTTTATGAATCGCTCCGGTGTTTCGGCTGATGGGAGCAGCTTATCTTGCATTTTAAAGGCTTCTACGAGCTTGCAAGATTATGATTTTGGTAGGCAGATACATTGCCagagttttaaaaatgggTTCTTTAAGGATGTCAGTGTCGGAACCTCTCTTGTTGATATGCATATCAAGAATGGAAATTTGGATGATGGGAAGAGAGTGTTTGATGAGATCAGGGTGAAGAATGTAGTGACTTGGACTTCGTTGCTTACGGGCTATGCTATCAAAAGGATGACCCGAAAGGTCGTACAAGTTTTCAGCTTGATGAAATCTGAGGGTGTCAAACCTAATCCTTTCACATTTGCCACTGTTCTTGGTGCTTTGGCAGATGAAGGTGCAGTAGGGGTTGGAGCTCAGTTGCACGGTATGACTGTCAAGAACGGGTTTGATTCAAGCCGGGAGGTGGGGAATGCTTTGGTTAGTCTGTATTCAAAGTCTGGAATGAGTAGAGAGGCTAGGTGTGTGTTTGACGGAACTGACTGTAGGGATGCAGTCTCTTGGAATGGGATGATTGCAGGTCTTATGATGAACGGGTTCGACTTGGATGCCTTTGGGCTGTTCTATAGAATGAGGGTTGCTGGTGTAGAGTTCACAGAAACAACTTTTGCCACTGCTCTTAAGCTTTGTTCCAACCTTAAAGAAATAGGTTTTGCCCGGCAGATCCACTGCCAGGCCGTCAGGCGTGGGTTTGGTAGTTTCGACAATGTCAGAACAGCTCTCATGGCGTGCTACACGAAAGGACGTGAGATGGATGATGCAATGAAGATGTTTTCATTGATAGGCACAGTTCAAAGTGTGGTGTCATGGACAGCGATTATTGGAGGATACATGAAAAATGGTCGAACATTAGAAGCAACCGATATGTTTCTCCAGATGCGAAGAGAAGCCGTGAGGCCTAATCACTACACTTATTCTACAATTCTTGCAGCTCTTCCAGCTAATTCTTTGTCTCAGGTGCATGCGGAGATCATCAAAACCAATTACTCAAACTCACCTTCAGTAGGAACAGCATTGCTTAACGCgtatattaaaataagcaAGACTGATGATGCAGGGAAAGTTTTTCGGCAAATAGAAGAGAAGGACATTGTTGCTTGGTCTGCAATGTTAGTTGCGTATGCTCAGCAAGACGATACTGAGGGAGCTGTAAGGTTTTATGGTCAGTTAGCCAAGGAAGGTGCCTGGCCAAATGAGTTCACTTTCTCTACTATAATAAACGCATGTGCGACACAGTCGGCAGCTACAGATCAAGGAAAGCAGTTTCATGCAAGCTCAATCAAATCTGGCTACAACAACACTCTAATTGTAAGCAGTGCCCTTGTTACTATGTATGCCAAAAAAGGGGATATTGAGAGTGCCAATCAAGTCTTCAAGAGGCAGCAGGAAAGAGACTTAGTTTCCTGGAACTCGATGATCTCGGGGTATGCACAACATGGTTATGGGGAAAAAGCACTCGGTGTGTTTAAGGAAATGCAAAAGAGGAACTTAGAGATGGATGACATCACATTTATCGGTGTAATTTCTGCCTGCACCCACACAGGATTGGTAAGTGAAGGTGAAGCATATTTTGATATGATGGTAAACAAACTTCACATTTCTCCCACCATGGAGATATATTCGTGCATGGTTGATTTGTACAGCAGAGCTGGGATGTTAGACAAAGCTATGGCGCTTATTACTGGAATGCCGTTTCCTGCTGGTCCAACTGTTTGGCGCACTCTTTTGGCTGCATGCCGAGTTCATCGAAATATAGAGATGGGGAAATTTGCAGCTGAAAAACTCATTTCTTGTAAACCACATGACTCGGCTGCATATGTTTTGTTAGCTAACTTATATGCTGCCTCAGGAAACTGGCAAGATAGGTCAAAAGTGAGAAAACTGATGGATGATAGGAAAGTTAGAAAAGAAACTGGCTATAGCTGGATTGAAGTGAAGAAAAAGACGTATGCTTTTATGGCTAGCGACGTTTCACATCCTCTATCTGATCAAATTTATAGGAAACTTGGAGAATTGGGCGTTCGTTTGAGGGATGCGGGATATCAGCCAGATACAAATTACGTGCTTCACGATATTGAAGAGGAACAGAAAGAATCCATCCTCTCTCGGCACAGTGAGAGGCTGGCTATTGCCTTCGGATTGATTTCACTACCTCATGGCGTTCCGATACGGATCATAAAGAACCTCAGGGTCTGTGGTGACTGCCATACGGTGATTAAGCTAATTTCAAGAATAGAAGCCAGAGAAATTATTGTAAGGGATTCAAATAGATTCCACCACTTTAGCAAAGGCTTGTGTTCTTGTGGGGATTACTGGTAg
- the LOC125221964 gene encoding pentatricopeptide repeat-containing protein At2g27610 isoform X2 produces the protein MIIRRSCAKNLKHLSKFACIFRCFNYFHSSSVVVGSENSQGSSEFSRFKNAQNPFDEFRQRDVSYYNHLLFDYSRDGLNQKALETYAFMNRSGVSADGSSLSCILKASTSLQDYDFGRQIHCQSFKNGFFKDVSVGTSLVDMHIKNGNLDDGKRVFDEIRVKNVVTWTSLLTGYAIKRMTRKVVQVFSLMKSEGVKPNPFTFATVLGALADEGAVGVGAQLHGMTVKNGFDSSREVGNALVSLYSKSGMSREARCVFDGTDCRDAVSWNGMIAGLMMNGFDLDAFGLFYRMRVAGVEFTETTFATALKLCSNLKEIGFARQIHCQAVRRGFGSFDNVRTALMACYTKGREMDDAMKMFSLIGTVQSVVSWTAIIGGYMKNGRTLEATDMFLQMRREAVRPNHYTYSTILAALPANSLSQVHAEIIKTNYSNSPSVGTALLNAYIKISKTDDAGKVFRQIEEKDIVAWSAMLVAYAQQDDTEGAVRFYGQLAKEGAWPNEFTFSTIINACATQSAATDQGKQFHASSIKSGYNNTLIVSSALVTMYAKKGDIESANQVFKRQQERDLVSWNSMISGYAQHGYGEKALGVFKEMQKRNLEMDDITFIGVISACTHTGLVSEGEAYFDMMVNKLHISPTMEIYSCMVDLYSRAGMLDKAMALITGMPFPAGPTVWRTLLAACRVHRNIEMGKFAAEKLISCKPHDSAAYVLLANLYAASGNWQDRSKETWRIGRSFEGCGISARYKLRASRY, from the exons ATGATAATCCGTAGGTCATGTGCAAAGAATCTCAAGCATCTGTCCAAATTTGCCTGCATATTTCGATGCTTTAACTACTTCCACTCTTCGTCAGTTGTAGTGGGTTCAGAAAACTCCCAAGGGTCGTCGGAGTTTTCACGTTTCAAGAACGCGCAGAACCCGTTTGATGAATTTCGGCAGAGAGATGTTTCGTATTACAACCATTTGCTGTTCGATTACTCGCGCGATGGCCTGAATCAAAAGGCGTTGGAAACATACGCGTTTATGAATCGCTCCGGTGTTTCGGCTGATGGGAGCAGCTTATCTTGCATTTTAAAGGCTTCTACGAGCTTGCAAGATTATGATTTTGGTAGGCAGATACATTGCCagagttttaaaaatgggTTCTTTAAGGATGTCAGTGTCGGAACCTCTCTTGTTGATATGCATATCAAGAATGGAAATTTGGATGATGGGAAGAGAGTGTTTGATGAGATCAGGGTGAAGAATGTAGTGACTTGGACTTCGTTGCTTACGGGCTATGCTATCAAAAGGATGACCCGAAAGGTCGTACAAGTTTTCAGCTTGATGAAATCTGAGGGTGTCAAACCTAATCCTTTCACATTTGCCACTGTTCTTGGTGCTTTGGCAGATGAAGGTGCAGTAGGGGTTGGAGCTCAGTTGCACGGTATGACTGTCAAGAACGGGTTTGATTCAAGCCGGGAGGTGGGGAATGCTTTGGTTAGTCTGTATTCAAAGTCTGGAATGAGTAGAGAGGCTAGGTGTGTGTTTGACGGAACTGACTGTAGGGATGCAGTCTCTTGGAATGGGATGATTGCAGGTCTTATGATGAACGGGTTCGACTTGGATGCCTTTGGGCTGTTCTATAGAATGAGGGTTGCTGGTGTAGAGTTCACAGAAACAACTTTTGCCACTGCTCTTAAGCTTTGTTCCAACCTTAAAGAAATAGGTTTTGCCCGGCAGATCCACTGCCAGGCCGTCAGGCGTGGGTTTGGTAGTTTCGACAATGTCAGAACAGCTCTCATGGCGTGCTACACGAAAGGACGTGAGATGGATGATGCAATGAAGATGTTTTCATTGATAGGCACAGTTCAAAGTGTGGTGTCATGGACAGCGATTATTGGAGGATACATGAAAAATGGTCGAACATTAGAAGCAACCGATATGTTTCTCCAGATGCGAAGAGAAGCCGTGAGGCCTAATCACTACACTTATTCTACAATTCTTGCAGCTCTTCCAGCTAATTCTTTGTCTCAGGTGCATGCGGAGATCATCAAAACCAATTACTCAAACTCACCTTCAGTAGGAACAGCATTGCTTAACGCgtatattaaaataagcaAGACTGATGATGCAGGGAAAGTTTTTCGGCAAATAGAAGAGAAGGACATTGTTGCTTGGTCTGCAATGTTAGTTGCGTATGCTCAGCAAGACGATACTGAGGGAGCTGTAAGGTTTTATGGTCAGTTAGCCAAGGAAGGTGCCTGGCCAAATGAGTTCACTTTCTCTACTATAATAAACGCATGTGCGACACAGTCGGCAGCTACAGATCAAGGAAAGCAGTTTCATGCAAGCTCAATCAAATCTGGCTACAACAACACTCTAATTGTAAGCAGTGCCCTTGTTACTATGTATGCCAAAAAAGGGGATATTGAGAGTGCCAATCAAGTCTTCAAGAGGCAGCAGGAAAGAGACTTAGTTTCCTGGAACTCGATGATCTCGGGGTATGCACAACATGGTTATGGGGAAAAAGCACTCGGTGTGTTTAAGGAAATGCAAAAGAGGAACTTAGAGATGGATGACATCACATTTATCGGTGTAATTTCTGCCTGCACCCACACAGGATTGGTAAGTGAAGGTGAAGCATATTTTGATATGATGGTAAACAAACTTCACATTTCTCCCACCATGGAGATATATTCGTGCATGGTTGATTTGTACAGCAGAGCTGGGATGTTAGACAAAGCTATGGCGCTTATTACTGGAATGCCGTTTCCTGCTGGTCCAACTGTTTGGCGCACTCTTTTGGCTGCATGCCGAGTTCATCGAAATATAGAGATGGGGAAATTTGCAGCTGAAAAACTCATTTCTTGTAAACCACATGACTCGGCTGCATATGTTTTGTTAGCTAACTTATATGCTGCCTCAGGAAACTGGCAAGATAGGTCAAAA GAAACTTGGAGAATTGGGCGTTCGTTTGAGGGATGCGGGATATCAGCCAGATACAAATTACGTGCTTCACGATATTGA